TCAGCACGTACGGGAAGTAAATTTCGTGGATACCACCGAGGAAGTGGATGATCGCCGCACCGCCAGCAGACTGTTTCGCGCTCCCGCGACCGAAGAAGATGTACGCCAGCAGGACGCCCATACCCGGACCCGGGTTAGCTTCAATCAGGAAGAAGATAGATTTGCCGAGGTCGTGAGACTGCTGAATACCCAGCGGCGAGAAGATACCGTGGTTGATGGCGTTGTTGAGGAACAGGATTTTCGCCGGTTCAACAAAGATGGACGCCAGCGGCAGCATGTCGTGGGCAACCATGAAGTTAACGCCCGCCGCCAGAATTTTGGAGAGCACTTCAACTGCCGGGCCAATGCCGAGGAACGCCAGAATCGCCAGGATCATGCCGATGATGCCGGCAGAGAAGTTGTTCACAAGCATTTCGAAGCCGGATTTGATTTTGCCATCAACCCAGACGTCGAACTTCTTGATTGCCCAGCCGCCCAGTGGGCCAGCAATCATCGCGCCGAGGAACATCGGCATATCCGCACCGACGATCACACCCATGGTGGTGATCGCACCGACCACGCCACCGCGGTCTCCGCCCACCAGACGACCACCGGTATAACCGATGAGCAGCGGCAGCAGATAGGTAATCATCGGGCCAACAAGTTTCGCCAGCGTTTCGTTAGGCAACCACCCTGTCGGAATAAATAACGCAGTGATGATACCCCACGCGATAAACGCGCCGATATTTGGCATCACCATGTTGCTAAGGAATCGACCAAAGCTTTGTACTTTGATCTTGAAATCGGATGACATAAAACACCCCTTCTTCTGTTTACGCAGGCCTTCGGCCCGAGGTTTGTTGTAAATGCGGTGGCAGAGGTTGCCCAGCCCTGTTCTGATGTCGTGAAATTTGGCACTTAATACTTTAACTGTCCAGACAGGCAAAAATAGTGTGATCTGAGTCACGCAAAGGCAGGGGGTCTGGCAATGAATGAAGTGATATGTGTCACAAAAATGAAGTGTAAAAAAAATACAATGACCGTAAATGCAGCAGTTTGACCCCTAAAATGTGAAATAAATCACATTTCATTGTCGTGAGTTTGTTTCTGGAGTGTGATCAAAACCACAAAATATTTTTATGCGGAATTCTCTGGATGTGATCGACGGCAACATCTGTTTAACGGTTCGACGCCAGGATGTAAGTGAGCAACACGTATAGCTAAAAAATCGAAATGGGAATGTGGTATGGCGAAAAGTGCCAGGGTAGATTAAGCTCATACTGTAAACTTAAGTCTATTATTATTCAGGATATATTTTGTCACGCTTATAAACTTGCATGGAGATATAAGAAAAAATCATACTCCCCGGCTCTTAAATAATGAGTGCAACCCCCTTGTACTTATCAGTGAATTAATATGGCTGCTTACCATTTAATTATTTTAATGAGTTTATGATCTATTTAGTGAGGCAAATATGTTTCTCAACTATTTTGCGCTGGGTGTGTTGATCTTTGTCTTCGTGGTTCTTTTTTATGGAATCATCGCTATTCATGATATTCCCTATAACATGGCCAAAAAGCGCAATCATCCTCATGCCGATGCGATCCATACGGCGGGATGGATAAGCCTGTTTACGCTGCATGCCATCTGGCCGTTTCTGTGGATCTGGGCCACCCTCTACCAGCCGGAGCGTGGCTGGGGAATGCAGAACCACATTCAGCCGCCAGAACGCGACCCCGACGTTGATGCGCTGGCAAAGCGCGTCGCCGAGCTGGAACAAAAACTGGCCGCGGTGCCCCCCGTGGCTGATAAGAACACGTCGGAGCAATAATCATGGATCTGTTGATCGTATTGACCTATGTCGCCTTTGCCTGGGCCATCTTTAAAATATTTCGTATTCCGGTAAACCAATGGACGCTGGCAACCGCGACGCTGGGCGGCGTATTTCTTGTGGCCGGGCTCATTCTATTAATGAACTATAACCACCCTTATACGTTCACGGCGCAAAAAGCGGTCATCTCTATTCCTATTACCCCACAGGTAACAGGGGTGGTCAGTGAAGTGACGGATAAAAATAACCAGCTTATTAAAAAGGGCGAGGTGTTATTTAAAATCGATCCAGGCAGGTATAAGGCCCGTGTCGACAGATTAAAGGCTGACCTGGTTACCGCCACCCACAATATTGACAATCTGAAGGCGCAGCTTTCAGAAGCCGTAGCCAATACCACGCGCGTCTCCGCTGAGCGTGACCGACTGTTTAAAGATTATCAGCGTTACCTGAAAGGCAGTCAGGCGAAAGTCAATCCGTTCTCTGAGAGCGATATCGACAACGCGCGCCAGAACTATCTGGCACAGGATGCCATGGTGAAGGGCTCCGTTGCTGAACAGACGCAGATTCAGAGCCAGTTAGACAGTATGGTCAACGGTGAGCAGTCGCAGATCGCCTCCCTGCGTGCCCAGTTGGCCGAAGCCACCTACAACCTGGATCAGACCATCGTCCGTGCGCCAAGCAACGGCTATGTCACTCAGGTGCTGATTCGCCCGGGGACCTACGCCGCCTCGCTGCCGCTGCGTCCGGTGATGGTGTTTATCCCTGAGCAGAAACGGATGATCGTAGCCCAGTTCCGCCAGAACTCACTCCTGCGTCTGAAGCCTGGCGACGAAGCGGAAGTGGTGTTCAGCGCGCTGCCAGGCCAGGTCTTCCCGGGTAAGCTGACCAGCATTCTGCCGGTAGTGCCGGGCGGCTCCTACCAGGCGCAGGGGGCGTTGCAGTCCCTGACAATGGTGCCGGGTTCCGATGGCGTGCTGGGTACCATCGAGCTGGAGCCGAACGCCGAAGTGGACGCGCTGCCTGACGGTATCTACGCCCAGGTCGCGGTCTATTCCGACCACTTCGCGCACGTTTCGGTGATGCGTAAAGTCCTGCTGCGTATGACCAGCTGGATGCACTATCTCTATCTCGATCATTAATCCCCTCCCGGGCAGGCTTGCGATACGCAAGGCCTGCCTTTTTTCCTTGCCTGAGCCATACTTATCCTTTTGTTGGCGGAAAAGGAGCAGGCAATGAAACTCATCGGCAGTTATACCAGTCCCTTCGTGCGTAAAATCTCCATTCTCCTGCTGGAGAAAGGCATCACCTTTGAATTTGTGAATGAACAACCCTATCAGGCCGACACCGGGGTCGCGCAGTACAATCCGCTGGGGAAAGTCCCGGCGCTGGTCACCGATGACGGGGAGTACTGGTTCGACTCGCCGATCGTTGCCAGCTATATCGAGCTGCTGGATATCGCCCCGGCGATGATCCCCCGCGAGCCTAAGGCCGCGCTGGCGATCCGACAAATCGAGGCGCTGGCGGACGGGATCATGGATGCGGCCCTGGCCTCGGTGCGCGAGCAGGCGCGTCCGGCGGCACAGCAGTCGGAAAACGAGCTGCTGCGTCAGCGGGAGAAAATCACCCGCAGTCTGGATCACTGTGAACAGCTGATTCGGGAAGGGAAAATTGCCACCGACAGCGTTAACCTGGCGACTATCGCCATTGCCTGCGCCATCGGCTACCTCAATTTCCGTCGCGTCTCGCCGGGCTGGTGCGTCGATCGTCCGCTGCTGGTCAAGCTGGCGGAAACCCTGTTCCAGCGTGAGAGCTTTGCCCGCACCGAACCGCCAAAGGCTTGATGTCGTCGATAACACTTCCTTGCCGGACGCGGTACAATCGGCCTGACATTGACTCCCTCTCCCGTCGGGAGGGGGGAAGATACCCAACCGTCAGGCGCTTTCATGACTACTCAGCACGCTCTCTATAGCCAACTTCCCGCGACCGATCGTCTGCTTCGCGACGCCCGTCTTACCTCCGTTATTGCCCGCTTTGGTCACAGCCGAACGGTGGAGACCTTACGCCTGTTGCAGGACGAGGCCCGCGCCGGGATCCGCACCGACAACTGCCTGCCGGCCTGGTGTGACGACTGGGCGCAGGAGACCGAAAAACGGCTGGCGAAGGAGGACGCCCCGGGCCTGCGCCCGGTCATCAACCTGACGGGCACGGTGCTGCACACCAATCTGGGGCGCGCGCTGCTGGCCCGGGAGGCGGTAGCCGCAGTCACCCAGGCGATGCAGACGCCGGTGACGCTGGAGTACGATCTTGATGGTGCCGGACGTGGGCACCGGGACCGCCCGCTGGCGGCGCTGCTGTGCCAGCTCACCGGCGCGGAAGATGCCTGCATTGTGAATAACAACGCCGCGGCGGTGCTGCTGATGCTGGCCGCCACCGCCAGCGGGAAAGAGGTGGTGGTCTCCCGGGGCGAGCTGGTGGAGATTGGCGGGGCGTTTCGCATTCCGGATGTGATGACCCAGGCCGGATGCCTGCTGCGGGAAGTGGGCACCACCAACCGCACCCACGACCGGGATTACGCGGCGGCCATCAATGACAACACCGCCCTGCTGATGAAAGTGCATACCAGCAATTACCACATTGAAGGCTTCACCCATGCCGTTGATGAGGCGGATCTGGTGCGCATCGGGCAGGAGAAGGGCGTGCCGGTGGTGGTCGATCTGGGCAGCGGCTCGCTGGTGGATCTCAGCCGCTATGGCCTGCCGAAAGAGCCGATGCCGCAGGCGCTCATCGCCGCTGGCGTCAGCCTGGTGAGCTTCTCGGGCGACAAATTATTAGGTGGTCCGCAGGCCGGAATTATCGTCGGCAAGCGTGACCTGATTGCCAGATTGCAACAGCACCCGCTGAAACGCGCCCTGCGCGCGGATAAAATGACCCTCGCCGCGCTGGAGGCCACCTTACGTCTGTATCTCCATCCGGAGACGCTGGCCGAACGCTTACCGACGTTGCGCCTGTTGAGCCGCGACGCCGCCGCGATCCATCGTCAGGGGGAGCGGTTGCAGGCCGAAATCGCGCCGCACTACCCTGACTTTGAGGTTCGCGTGGAAGATTGCCTGTCACAGCCGGGGAGCGGATCGCTGCCGGTGGATCGCCTGCCGGGCGCGGCCCTGACCTTTACTCCGCACGATGGACGTGGCGCACCGCTGGAGGCGCTGGCGTTACGCTGGCGATCCCTGCCTGTGCCGGTGCTTGGCCGGATAAAGGACGGACGTCTGTGGCTGGATTTACGCTGTCTGGAAGATGAAGCACAGTTTCTGGAGATGTTGTTGAAATGATTATTGCCACCGCCGGTCATGTTGACCACGGCAAAACCACCCTGCTGCAGGCGATCACCGGCGTCAACGCCGACCGCCTGCCGGAAGAGAAAAAGCGCGGCATGACCATCGATCTGGGTTATGCCTACTGGCCCCAGCCGGATGGCCGGGTGCTGGGATTTATCGACGTGCCGGGGCACGAAAAGTTTTTGTCCAACATGCTGGCCGGTGTCGGCGGGATCGACCACGCCCTGCTGGTGGTGGCCTGCGATGACGGGGTGATGGCGCAGACGCGCGAGCATCTGCAGATCCTCCAGCTGACCGGCAACCCGCAGCTGACGGTGGCCCTGACCAAAGCCGACCGCGTCGACGAGGCCCGGGTGGAGGTGGTGCGCGACGAGGTGCTCGCTACCCTGCGCGACTTTGGCTTTGCCGATGCGGCGCTGTTTGTCACCGTTGCCACCGAGGGGCGGGGCATTGATGCCCTGCGCGCCCATCTGCAACAGCTCCCGGCCCGCGCCCATGCGGAGCACCATCGCTTCCGTCTGGCTATCGATCGGGCCTTCACCGTAAAAGGGGCCGGTCTGG
This genomic stretch from Leclercia sp. AS011 harbors:
- a CDS encoding glutathione S-transferase, which produces MKLIGSYTSPFVRKISILLLEKGITFEFVNEQPYQADTGVAQYNPLGKVPALVTDDGEYWFDSPIVASYIELLDIAPAMIPREPKAALAIRQIEALADGIMDAALASVREQARPAAQQSENELLRQREKITRSLDHCEQLIREGKIATDSVNLATIAIACAIGYLNFRRVSPGWCVDRPLLVKLAETLFQRESFARTEPPKA
- a CDS encoding HlyD family secretion protein, producing the protein MDLLIVLTYVAFAWAIFKIFRIPVNQWTLATATLGGVFLVAGLILLMNYNHPYTFTAQKAVISIPITPQVTGVVSEVTDKNNQLIKKGEVLFKIDPGRYKARVDRLKADLVTATHNIDNLKAQLSEAVANTTRVSAERDRLFKDYQRYLKGSQAKVNPFSESDIDNARQNYLAQDAMVKGSVAEQTQIQSQLDSMVNGEQSQIASLRAQLAEATYNLDQTIVRAPSNGYVTQVLIRPGTYAASLPLRPVMVFIPEQKRMIVAQFRQNSLLRLKPGDEAEVVFSALPGQVFPGKLTSILPVVPGGSYQAQGALQSLTMVPGSDGVLGTIELEPNAEVDALPDGIYAQVAVYSDHFAHVSVMRKVLLRMTSWMHYLYLDH
- a CDS encoding DUF3302 domain-containing protein, yielding MFLNYFALGVLIFVFVVLFYGIIAIHDIPYNMAKKRNHPHADAIHTAGWISLFTLHAIWPFLWIWATLYQPERGWGMQNHIQPPERDPDVDALAKRVAELEQKLAAVPPVADKNTSEQ
- the selA gene encoding L-seryl-tRNA(Sec) selenium transferase, whose amino-acid sequence is MTTQHALYSQLPATDRLLRDARLTSVIARFGHSRTVETLRLLQDEARAGIRTDNCLPAWCDDWAQETEKRLAKEDAPGLRPVINLTGTVLHTNLGRALLAREAVAAVTQAMQTPVTLEYDLDGAGRGHRDRPLAALLCQLTGAEDACIVNNNAAAVLLMLAATASGKEVVVSRGELVEIGGAFRIPDVMTQAGCLLREVGTTNRTHDRDYAAAINDNTALLMKVHTSNYHIEGFTHAVDEADLVRIGQEKGVPVVVDLGSGSLVDLSRYGLPKEPMPQALIAAGVSLVSFSGDKLLGGPQAGIIVGKRDLIARLQQHPLKRALRADKMTLAALEATLRLYLHPETLAERLPTLRLLSRDAAAIHRQGERLQAEIAPHYPDFEVRVEDCLSQPGSGSLPVDRLPGAALTFTPHDGRGAPLEALALRWRSLPVPVLGRIKDGRLWLDLRCLEDEAQFLEMLLK